The following proteins come from a genomic window of Streptomyces sp. ALI-76-A:
- a CDS encoding acyl-CoA dehydrogenase family protein — protein MSRGPEAGPGRPAGAAATASVSPPPSQAPEVPEASDAAESAVLKAAAELAAEARDDAARWDREGVLPAAARRTMAAAGLLAPDLPRSHGGLGVRPVALGEAAAHLGGVCSALRGLLTVQSMVAAALSRWGTREQRDSWLPRLASGETTAGFAATEQDAGSALRAVRTRIEESDGGTYVTVTGRKKWITFGAAADVFLVLGSDRGRPTTVLVEADRAGVEREPVSGQLGMRAAHIAHVAFDRVRVPRRNVVAPFGLGLSHVAATAIDHGRFTVAWGCVGMAEACVADTAAHAVARSQGGVPLAEHQLVRSLLARSAVASAGARELARRAAEFRTRGVGHGVTETIVAKYAAAAAAAAASRDAVQVLGSAGCEPDSRSGRHFRDAKVMEIIEGAQQVSELHIADHLLRRHGTPPAAAGPATGSVPGTSA, from the coding sequence ATGAGCAGGGGGCCTGAGGCGGGGCCGGGGCGGCCGGCCGGAGCAGCGGCGACGGCGTCCGTGTCCCCGCCGCCTTCACAGGCCCCGGAGGTCCCGGAGGCCTCGGACGCCGCCGAGTCCGCCGTGCTGAAGGCCGCGGCGGAGCTGGCGGCCGAAGCGCGTGACGACGCCGCCCGCTGGGACCGGGAAGGCGTCCTGCCCGCCGCCGCCCGCCGCACGATGGCGGCGGCGGGGCTGTTGGCCCCCGACCTGCCCCGGAGCCATGGCGGACTGGGCGTGCGCCCCGTCGCCCTCGGCGAGGCGGCAGCGCACCTGGGTGGAGTGTGCAGCGCGCTGCGCGGCTTGCTGACCGTGCAGAGCATGGTGGCTGCGGCCCTGTCGCGCTGGGGCACCCGGGAGCAGCGCGACAGCTGGCTGCCCCGCCTGGCGAGCGGCGAGACGACCGCCGGCTTCGCCGCCACCGAACAGGACGCGGGCAGCGCCCTGCGAGCCGTACGGACCCGGATCGAGGAATCGGACGGCGGGACGTACGTCACCGTGACCGGCCGCAAGAAGTGGATCACCTTCGGTGCGGCCGCCGACGTGTTCCTGGTCCTCGGCAGCGACCGCGGCAGGCCGACCACGGTGCTGGTGGAGGCGGACCGTGCGGGCGTGGAGCGTGAGCCGGTCAGCGGCCAACTCGGCATGCGGGCCGCCCACATCGCCCACGTCGCCTTCGACCGGGTCAGGGTGCCCCGGCGCAATGTGGTCGCGCCCTTCGGACTGGGTCTTTCGCATGTTGCCGCGACCGCGATCGACCACGGGCGCTTCACCGTGGCGTGGGGCTGCGTCGGCATGGCGGAGGCCTGTGTCGCCGACACCGCCGCGCACGCCGTCGCACGCAGCCAGGGCGGTGTGCCGCTCGCCGAGCACCAGCTGGTCCGTTCCCTGCTGGCCCGGTCCGCGGTGGCGAGTGCCGGGGCGCGTGAACTGGCCCGCCGCGCGGCCGAGTTCCGGACGCGTGGCGTGGGCCATGGGGTGACCGAGACCATCGTCGCCAAGTACGCGGCAGCCGCCGCGGCGGCCGCCGCGAGCCGTGACGCCGTGCAGGTCCTCGGCTCGGCCGGGTGCGAGCCCGACAGCAGATCCGGGCGCCACTTCCGGGACGCCAAGGTCATGGAGATCATCGAAGGAGCGCAGCAGGTGTCCGAACTGCACATAGCCGACCACCTCCTCCGTCGGCACGGCACGCCGCCCGCAGCCGCCGGCCCGGCCACCGGTTCCGTCCCAGGGACCTCGGCATGA
- a CDS encoding HAD-IIIC family phosphatase, whose translation MTAGRGTPVVKCLVWDLDDTLWDGVVLEGDDPKPFQQALETLATLDRRGILHAVASRSDPAAVGALLAERGLDEWFCAIQIGWGAKSDAVRRIADVLGIGLDTFAFVDNDPAERAEVEAGLPMVRCYPAEEIPSLPGLPEFQPEHVTQEAAQRRRLYRTEWQRRAAQDEFGSDRSGFLASLDLVMEVRPATEEDLARASELTVRTHQLNSTGITYDVDELRRLGADPDHQVLVARLRDRFGDYGIIGLAVARLTADEWVLRLLLTSCRVASRGAGNALLGHVLRLARADGRRPVAHFVPTDVNRNMLVTLRFAGFEPVGTQDGAMVLEADPERPAPEHRSYIRVISGAW comes from the coding sequence ATGACCGCCGGCCGTGGTACACCCGTCGTCAAATGCCTGGTGTGGGACCTGGACGACACTCTCTGGGACGGGGTGGTCCTGGAGGGCGACGACCCCAAGCCCTTCCAGCAGGCACTGGAGACCCTGGCCACCCTCGACAGGCGCGGCATCCTGCACGCCGTCGCCAGCCGCAGCGACCCGGCCGCCGTCGGGGCGCTCCTGGCCGAGCGGGGGCTCGACGAGTGGTTCTGCGCGATACAGATCGGCTGGGGTGCCAAGTCCGACGCGGTCCGCCGGATCGCCGACGTCCTCGGCATCGGCCTGGACACCTTCGCGTTCGTCGACAACGACCCGGCGGAGCGGGCGGAGGTCGAGGCCGGGCTGCCCATGGTCCGCTGCTACCCGGCCGAAGAGATCCCGAGCCTGCCCGGTCTCCCCGAGTTCCAGCCGGAGCACGTCACACAGGAGGCGGCCCAGCGCCGCAGGCTCTACCGCACCGAATGGCAACGCCGGGCGGCCCAGGACGAGTTCGGCTCGGACCGGTCGGGGTTCCTCGCCTCGCTCGACCTGGTCATGGAGGTGCGCCCGGCCACCGAGGAGGACCTGGCCAGGGCCAGCGAGCTGACGGTCCGCACCCATCAGCTCAACAGCACCGGGATCACCTATGACGTGGACGAGTTGCGCCGGCTCGGTGCCGACCCGGACCACCAGGTGCTCGTGGCGCGGCTGCGGGACCGGTTCGGCGACTACGGGATCATCGGGCTGGCCGTCGCCCGGCTGACGGCCGATGAATGGGTGCTCCGGCTGCTGCTGACGTCCTGCCGGGTCGCTTCGCGCGGAGCCGGAAACGCGCTGCTGGGGCATGTGCTGCGACTGGCCCGGGCCGACGGACGCCGGCCGGTCGCCCACTTCGTGCCCACGGACGTCAACCGGAACATGCTGGTCACCCTGCGCTTCGCCGGCTTCGAACCGGTCGGCACCCAGGACGGTGCGATGGTGCTGGAGGCAGACCCGGAACGCCCTGCTCCCGAACACCGCAGCTACATCCGAGTCATCAGCGGTGCGTGGTGA
- a CDS encoding non-ribosomal peptide synthetase, giving the protein MGYGETRDPGDPRGIGGTAVGPLPVLDSFRDRAARAPEATALIIGGRTLTYRELDRASAGLARLLRQRGAGPGRVVCLRVEQSALAVAAVLATLRTGAAWAALEPDLPPTRLRGLLRDTDCAVVLNESADLDVDQVPGGVENPPQVLDASRLSLHDLVGAGAGLTDTPRSGDVPVPEDAPAYLVYTSGSTGEPKGVVVSRTQLAASVDGRAGVYGTEPSVFLMAMRLSFDGMLGGMFWSFRNGHTLLLPDLRELRQVGELARLATAHRATHLVVVPSYYRALLRHGPALPGSLRLVVVAGEACTPDLVRTHHERLPGVRLANEYGPTETVVSCTVEPSLDSSWEQIPIGRPWPGAEARVLDERLHEVPAGVVGELYIGGAFVALGYAGQPARTAERFVADPYGPPGARLYRTGDLALVDERGALHYRGRTDLQVKIRGARVELGEIESVLEDHPAVGQAVVDHVPSDGDEPRVVAFLTPKTPGTPLPSWAALRRHCHAALVEQAVPALFVPVARVPLNASGKADRRALRESLPPDASASGQPERRHWSAHQRIVGALWADVLGHAEAGLHDNFFAVGGSSLKVIDLHTALNRRWPGVLRAGELFDLITVAAQADAIAGRLGGAPEPASPTTPTAYEL; this is encoded by the coding sequence ATGGGATACGGCGAGACGCGAGACCCGGGTGACCCGCGAGGCATCGGCGGTACGGCGGTCGGGCCGCTGCCCGTCCTGGACTCCTTCCGTGACCGGGCCGCCCGCGCCCCGGAGGCGACTGCCCTGATCATCGGGGGCAGGACCCTCACCTACCGCGAACTCGACCGCGCCTCGGCCGGGCTCGCCCGGCTGCTGCGGCAGCGTGGCGCGGGGCCCGGCCGGGTCGTGTGCCTGCGCGTCGAGCAGAGCGCCCTCGCCGTGGCCGCCGTACTCGCCACGCTGCGCACCGGCGCGGCCTGGGCGGCCCTCGAGCCGGACCTTCCGCCGACGCGGCTGCGCGGGCTGCTGCGGGACACCGACTGTGCCGTGGTTCTGAACGAGTCGGCCGACCTGGACGTCGATCAGGTCCCGGGCGGCGTCGAGAACCCGCCGCAGGTTCTCGACGCCTCACGGCTCTCCCTGCACGACCTCGTCGGAGCGGGCGCCGGCCTCACGGACACCCCGCGGAGCGGGGACGTCCCGGTCCCCGAGGACGCTCCCGCCTACCTCGTGTACACGTCCGGGTCGACCGGTGAACCCAAGGGCGTCGTGGTCAGCCGCACCCAGCTCGCCGCGTCCGTCGACGGCCGGGCCGGGGTGTACGGCACCGAACCGTCCGTCTTCCTCATGGCGATGCGGCTGTCCTTCGACGGCATGCTCGGCGGCATGTTCTGGTCGTTCCGCAACGGCCACACCCTGCTGCTGCCGGACCTGCGGGAGCTGCGGCAGGTCGGGGAACTGGCCCGGCTGGCCACCGCACACCGGGCGACCCACCTCGTCGTCGTGCCCTCCTACTACCGGGCCCTGCTCCGGCACGGCCCGGCGCTGCCGGGCAGCCTGCGGCTGGTCGTGGTCGCCGGGGAGGCGTGTACCCCGGACCTGGTGCGCACCCATCACGAGCGGCTGCCCGGTGTGCGGCTGGCCAACGAGTACGGCCCCACCGAGACGGTCGTCTCCTGCACCGTCGAGCCGAGCCTGGACAGCTCCTGGGAACAGATCCCGATCGGCCGGCCCTGGCCGGGCGCCGAGGCCCGGGTGCTGGACGAGCGGTTGCACGAGGTACCGGCCGGGGTGGTGGGCGAGCTGTACATCGGCGGCGCCTTCGTGGCCCTGGGGTACGCGGGGCAGCCCGCCAGGACCGCCGAGCGGTTCGTGGCCGACCCGTACGGGCCTCCCGGAGCGCGGCTCTACCGCACCGGTGACCTCGCCCTCGTCGACGAGCGGGGAGCGCTGCACTACCGCGGCCGGACCGACCTCCAGGTGAAGATCCGCGGGGCACGCGTCGAACTCGGCGAGATCGAGAGCGTCCTGGAGGACCATCCGGCCGTCGGACAGGCCGTGGTGGACCATGTGCCGTCCGACGGCGACGAACCGCGCGTGGTCGCCTTCCTGACCCCGAAGACGCCCGGGACGCCCCTGCCCTCCTGGGCCGCCCTGCGCCGGCACTGCCACGCGGCCCTGGTCGAACAGGCGGTCCCCGCGCTGTTCGTGCCCGTCGCGCGGGTCCCGCTCAACGCCAGCGGCAAGGCCGACCGGAGGGCCCTGCGGGAGTCCCTGCCGCCGGACGCGTCGGCGTCCGGGCAGCCGGAGCGGCGGCACTGGAGCGCGCACCAGCGGATCGTCGGTGCCCTGTGGGCGGACGTCCTCGGACACGCGGAGGCCGGTCTCCACGACAACTTCTTCGCGGTCGGCGGGAGTTCCCTCAAGGTCATCGACCTCCACACCGCACTGAACCGGCGCTGGCCAGGCGTGCTGCGCGCGGGCGAGCTCTTCGACCTGATCACCGTCGCCGCCCAGGCGGACGCGATCGCCGGCCGGCTGGGCGGCGCCCCCGAACCCGCGTCCCCGACCACCCCCACCGCGTACGAGCTGTGA
- a CDS encoding condensation domain-containing protein — MNGTGTPDMPAVAVIGIAVRLPQADDLTRFRENLRRGTDSVRPIPAERVQATCLDPSVTYPELGYLDRIDLFDHEFFGLSRREAAVTDPQHRLALELTHDVLQHAGYARADLRDSRTAVIFSSPSTAYASLLTEQGTLALMGNIPFGLPARISHLFGFTGPCYGVDTGCNGSLVAVHQACRELRDGDAEYAVVGGVSLRPVVAPAPTVRDFPGITSPTARSRAFDHRADGAGGGEGGAVLLLTSLERAMADGASVHAVIRGSAVLHNGAHSATIATPSARAQTEVIRKAWRVAGLDIESAGYVEAHGSGTRLGDAVEAEGLALARPGGRRTLAVGSVKTNIGHLDHAAGIAGLVKTVLSVRYGELYPSLHYERPADEVDLEGARMEVVTSLRPWRDEVRRAGVSSFSLGGVNAHCVVEQAPARATRPDGTPQADGAGARLVGVSARTPDDLVALCERLSLELRDGTPPLADVARTLNEGRDHHPYRVGAVARGTDELAVQLAARATWRRLGADPAGRDGAAGVSAGPRVVVLFSGDAVPARLPDPVPLPGRLPVPADRADLVRAQLTAYARLGLAGVTPDGMISSGVSRYAVRHLNGTLSTADTEALRRPADGWDPALAAEPVRPERLWAAADEQLAQGPVVFVELAARGELGELLKDHLAERPDAHVSTLGSTSDGLLKVLAHLYERGRALDWPALATALDGPRSRGHRVPLPGPRLHGVRCWARPAGEAPGGPTAVPVPTPATPEAAPAVAPRRPATPEISRATAPPSATPETSRAAAAPSATPRAAAAPAAPATPTTPAAVSPPASRELLGWLQDTLAELLHADSVNADDDYFGIGGNSIIALQLLDHVQRQHRVHLKLVDIYDHPVVGDLAAALSARLVREPAPPATPAPTSPAEPEPVPADDGHPLPPIRPGAPPVLSYGQERMWFHHQLDPGTTLYNLPGVSRHRGPLDVDALRLAWEDLAGRHEVLRSNFVESDGRPRLLVRPELGDFFRYEDVSGAPDPVAAAQATARNVTHRVLDLARDPLVQVTVIRCAPDDHLMCWVMHHAVNDGWAPQIQRKELLEFYTARTEGRVHRPTPLPVQYRDYARWQRELAETSLLDGELDYWRERLSDPPALDLPTDRPRPARMDFAGASYGFTLPADLVKRLRAVGGQETATLFMVLLTGLKALLSRHSGQRDIVIGTPTIGRGRPELWGLLGFFNNTVALRSDLSGAPTFRELLRRERGVVLGALDHQETPFDKIVREVAPHRDPGRNPIFDVMYVHQTLPPGVDFGDQLFRPDGDDSTGPYFPGLPPGTAKFDLTVVVAERAGEDSLDVVVEYATALFDAGTVANLADSLLELLEAVATDPDLRYEDLVVSPLVTPPAARDEDTRALAHWRTALAGLHAFEPPADRSRPVAPGTSHTARHMLPLPEDLALALERSDACERMLAALAALLCLHAERDEVVIGLDEAPGGGTSRPPLPLRLGLADDPSYDDLTERVRAQIAAAGDGPGVPLAALERDLGLSREPGRPPLVDVTYAHGRAPAGWTGPSGHDLAWSLVEGSAPGELSLSVEYRTALFDAATVAALADDLVAVVRAALREPGVPVPALWLAAAVPHSH; from the coding sequence ATGAACGGGACCGGTACGCCGGACATGCCGGCCGTCGCGGTGATCGGAATCGCCGTCCGGCTCCCACAGGCGGACGATCTCACCCGGTTCCGGGAGAACCTGCGCCGGGGCACCGACTCGGTGCGCCCGATTCCGGCCGAGCGCGTCCAGGCGACCTGCCTGGATCCGTCGGTGACCTATCCGGAGCTCGGATACCTGGACCGTATCGACCTGTTCGACCACGAGTTCTTCGGTCTCTCCCGACGCGAGGCGGCGGTGACCGACCCCCAGCACCGCCTCGCCCTCGAACTCACCCACGACGTGCTCCAGCACGCCGGGTACGCCCGCGCGGACCTGCGCGACAGCCGTACGGCCGTCATCTTCTCCTCACCGAGCACCGCGTACGCCTCCCTGCTGACGGAGCAGGGCACGCTCGCGCTGATGGGGAACATCCCCTTCGGACTGCCCGCCAGGATCTCCCACCTCTTCGGGTTCACAGGCCCCTGCTACGGCGTGGACACCGGCTGCAACGGGTCGCTCGTCGCCGTCCACCAGGCCTGCCGCGAACTGCGGGACGGTGACGCGGAGTACGCCGTGGTCGGCGGGGTCAGCCTGCGGCCGGTCGTGGCTCCCGCGCCCACCGTCCGGGACTTCCCCGGCATCACGTCGCCGACGGCCAGGTCCCGGGCGTTCGACCACCGGGCGGACGGCGCGGGCGGCGGCGAGGGCGGGGCCGTCCTGCTCCTCACCAGTCTGGAACGGGCGATGGCCGACGGGGCGTCCGTGCACGCCGTGATCCGGGGCAGCGCCGTCCTGCACAACGGCGCCCACTCCGCGACCATCGCCACGCCCAGTGCCCGCGCGCAGACCGAGGTGATCCGCAAGGCGTGGCGGGTGGCGGGCCTGGACATCGAGTCGGCGGGGTACGTCGAGGCACACGGCTCCGGCACCCGGCTCGGAGACGCGGTCGAGGCCGAGGGACTGGCACTGGCCCGTCCCGGCGGCCGGCGCACCCTCGCCGTCGGTTCGGTGAAGACCAACATCGGGCACCTGGACCACGCCGCGGGCATCGCCGGGCTCGTCAAGACGGTGCTCAGCGTGCGGTACGGCGAGTTGTACCCCTCGCTGCACTACGAACGGCCGGCCGACGAAGTCGATCTCGAAGGTGCCCGGATGGAGGTCGTGACCTCGCTGCGGCCCTGGCGGGACGAGGTCCGGCGAGCCGGCGTCAGCTCGTTCAGCCTCGGCGGCGTCAACGCGCACTGTGTCGTGGAACAGGCCCCCGCGCGCGCGACCCGCCCGGACGGCACACCCCAGGCGGACGGGGCGGGCGCCCGGTTGGTCGGGGTGTCGGCCCGCACCCCTGATGACCTCGTCGCGCTGTGCGAACGTCTCTCGCTGGAACTCCGGGACGGCACGCCGCCCCTGGCCGACGTCGCCCGCACGCTCAACGAGGGCCGGGACCATCACCCCTACCGCGTCGGCGCGGTGGCCCGCGGCACGGACGAACTGGCGGTCCAGCTGGCCGCCCGGGCAACCTGGCGGCGGCTCGGGGCGGACCCGGCAGGACGGGACGGCGCGGCCGGCGTGAGCGCGGGGCCGCGTGTGGTGGTCCTGTTCTCCGGGGACGCCGTGCCTGCCCGGCTGCCCGATCCCGTCCCGCTGCCCGGGCGGTTGCCCGTGCCGGCCGACCGGGCCGACCTGGTCCGGGCCCAGCTCACCGCGTACGCCCGGCTCGGGCTGGCCGGAGTGACGCCGGACGGGATGATCAGTTCCGGGGTGTCCCGCTACGCCGTCCGCCACCTCAACGGCACGCTGTCGACGGCCGACACGGAGGCGCTGCGACGGCCGGCCGACGGCTGGGACCCCGCCCTGGCCGCCGAACCGGTCCGCCCCGAGCGCCTGTGGGCCGCGGCGGACGAACAACTCGCCCAAGGCCCGGTTGTGTTCGTCGAGTTGGCGGCCCGTGGCGAGCTGGGCGAGCTGTTGAAGGACCACCTCGCCGAGCGGCCCGACGCCCACGTGTCCACCTTGGGCTCCACCTCGGACGGGTTGCTCAAGGTCCTCGCCCACCTCTACGAACGGGGCCGCGCCCTGGACTGGCCCGCCCTGGCCACCGCCCTCGACGGCCCCCGCTCCAGAGGCCACCGGGTACCGCTGCCGGGCCCGCGCCTCCACGGTGTCCGCTGCTGGGCGCGGCCGGCGGGGGAAGCCCCGGGCGGACCGACCGCGGTGCCGGTGCCGACGCCCGCGACCCCGGAGGCGGCGCCGGCCGTCGCGCCACGGCGGCCCGCCACGCCGGAAATCTCCCGGGCCACCGCACCCCCCTCGGCCACCCCGGAGACCTCCCGGGCCGCCGCAGCCCCCTCAGCGACCCCGCGGGCCGCCGCGGCGCCGGCCGCCCCTGCCACCCCCACCACCCCAGCCGCCGTATCACCCCCCGCCTCGCGGGAGTTGCTGGGCTGGCTCCAGGACACGTTGGCCGAGTTGCTGCACGCCGACAGCGTGAACGCCGATGACGACTACTTCGGCATCGGCGGCAACTCGATCATCGCCCTGCAACTCCTCGACCACGTCCAGCGGCAGCACCGCGTCCACCTGAAGCTGGTGGACATCTACGACCACCCCGTGGTCGGCGATCTCGCCGCGGCCCTCTCCGCCCGGCTGGTGCGGGAGCCGGCTCCGCCCGCCACCCCGGCCCCGACGAGCCCGGCGGAGCCGGAGCCGGTCCCGGCCGACGACGGGCACCCGCTGCCCCCGATCCGGCCGGGCGCCCCGCCGGTGCTGTCGTACGGGCAGGAGCGCATGTGGTTCCACCACCAGCTCGATCCCGGCACCACGCTCTACAACCTCCCCGGCGTCTCCCGCCACCGCGGCCCCCTGGACGTCGACGCCCTCCGGCTGGCCTGGGAGGACCTGGCCGGCCGGCACGAGGTCCTGCGCTCCAACTTCGTGGAGTCGGACGGCCGGCCGCGGCTGCTCGTCCGGCCGGAGCTCGGTGACTTCTTCCGGTACGAGGACGTCTCGGGGGCACCCGATCCGGTGGCCGCCGCCCAGGCCACCGCCCGGAACGTGACCCACCGGGTGCTCGACCTTGCCCGCGATCCGCTGGTCCAGGTCACGGTGATCCGGTGCGCTCCCGACGACCACCTCATGTGCTGGGTGATGCACCACGCGGTCAACGACGGCTGGGCCCCCCAGATCCAGCGCAAGGAGCTGCTGGAGTTCTACACGGCCCGCACCGAGGGCCGCGTGCACCGGCCCACGCCGCTCCCCGTGCAGTACCGCGACTACGCCCGCTGGCAGCGGGAGCTGGCCGAGACCTCCCTCCTGGACGGCGAACTGGACTACTGGCGCGAGCGGTTGAGTGATCCTCCCGCCCTGGACCTGCCCACGGACCGGCCGCGCCCCGCCCGGATGGACTTCGCCGGGGCGTCGTACGGCTTCACCCTCCCCGCCGACCTGGTCAAGCGGCTCCGGGCGGTCGGCGGCCAGGAGACGGCCACACTGTTCATGGTGCTGCTGACCGGGCTGAAGGCACTGCTCTCCCGCCACTCCGGCCAGCGCGACATCGTGATCGGTACCCCCACCATCGGCCGCGGCCGCCCGGAACTCTGGGGCCTGCTCGGCTTCTTCAACAACACCGTCGCCCTGCGCTCCGACCTCTCCGGCGCTCCGACCTTCCGGGAACTGCTGCGCCGGGAGCGGGGCGTGGTGCTCGGCGCGCTGGACCACCAGGAGACCCCGTTCGACAAGATCGTGCGCGAGGTCGCCCCGCACCGCGATCCGGGCCGGAACCCGATCTTCGACGTGATGTACGTCCACCAGACGCTCCCCCCGGGCGTCGACTTCGGCGACCAGCTCTTCCGGCCGGACGGCGACGACAGCACCGGGCCGTACTTCCCCGGACTGCCGCCCGGCACCGCCAAGTTCGACCTGACGGTGGTGGTCGCCGAGCGGGCGGGGGAGGACTCCCTCGACGTGGTGGTGGAGTACGCAACGGCGCTCTTCGACGCCGGCACGGTCGCGAACCTGGCCGACTCCCTGCTGGAACTGCTGGAAGCCGTCGCCACCGACCCGGACCTCCGGTACGAGGACCTGGTGGTCTCCCCGCTCGTCACGCCCCCCGCGGCGCGTGACGAGGACACCCGCGCCCTCGCCCACTGGCGGACGGCCCTGGCGGGCCTGCACGCCTTCGAGCCGCCGGCCGACCGTTCCCGCCCGGTCGCCCCCGGCACCTCGCACACCGCGCGCCACATGCTTCCCCTGCCGGAGGACCTCGCGCTCGCCCTGGAGCGGTCCGACGCGTGCGAGCGCATGCTCGCGGCCCTGGCCGCCCTGCTCTGCCTGCACGCCGAGAGGGACGAAGTGGTCATCGGGCTCGACGAGGCCCCCGGCGGCGGCACGAGCCGTCCGCCGCTGCCGCTGCGGCTGGGACTCGCCGACGATCCTTCGTACGACGACCTCACCGAGCGGGTCCGCGCGCAGATCGCCGCTGCCGGCGACGGTCCCGGCGTCCCGCTGGCCGCCCTCGAACGCGACCTCGGACTGAGCCGGGAACCTGGCCGGCCCCCGCTCGTCGACGTCACCTACGCCCACGGCCGCGCACCGGCCGGCTGGACCGGCCCGTCGGGCCACGACCTGGCCTGGTCCCTCGTCGAGGGGAGCGCGCCGGGGGAGCTGAGCCTGTCGGTGGAGTACCGCACGGCGCTGTTCGACGCCGCGACCGTCGCGGCACTGGCCGACGACCTGGTGGCGGTGGTGCGGGCCGCCCTGCGCGAGCCCGGCGTCCCGGTACCCGCGCTGTGGCTCGCCGCCGCCGTGCCGCATTCCCACTGA
- a CDS encoding 3-hydroxyacyl-CoA dehydrogenase family protein yields the protein MGEHQQTEPGEPVPAAIGVVGAGTMGVGVAQCFAEAGHPVVVVDPVPDALESGPDRLRDGIRMARLLRRRDGAAPPTAPLARAGDATDAVTWSAELSALAAAHFVVECAPEKEPLKAKILRELDEVCGPAAIFASCTSCVPVTRLGSFTERPDRMIGTHFMNPAPLKDTVEVVRAPATADATLRRTVALLEGIGKRSLVVGDAPGFVTNRVLMLTLNEAATVLGEGTADAETVDRVFQDCFGHPMGPLHTADLIGLDTVLDSLLVLLDHTGDERFRPCPLLARLVAEGSTGRKAGGGFYPYPKLQRVSQGETRHG from the coding sequence GTGGGCGAACATCAGCAGACCGAGCCCGGCGAGCCGGTACCGGCGGCCATCGGTGTCGTCGGTGCCGGAACCATGGGCGTCGGTGTCGCGCAGTGCTTCGCGGAGGCCGGGCACCCGGTCGTGGTCGTCGACCCCGTGCCGGACGCCCTGGAGAGCGGTCCGGACCGGCTGCGGGACGGCATTCGGATGGCCCGGCTGCTGCGGCGGCGCGACGGGGCGGCCCCGCCGACGGCCCCCCTCGCGCGAGCCGGGGACGCGACGGACGCGGTGACCTGGTCGGCGGAGCTCTCCGCCCTGGCCGCCGCCCACTTCGTGGTCGAGTGCGCACCCGAGAAGGAACCGCTGAAGGCGAAGATCCTGCGGGAGCTGGACGAGGTGTGCGGGCCGGCGGCGATCTTCGCCTCCTGCACCTCGTGCGTCCCGGTCACCCGGCTCGGTTCCTTCACCGAGCGTCCCGACCGGATGATCGGCACCCATTTCATGAACCCGGCCCCCCTCAAGGACACCGTGGAGGTCGTCCGCGCGCCGGCGACCGCGGACGCCACCCTGCGGCGGACCGTGGCCCTTCTGGAGGGCATCGGCAAGCGGTCCCTCGTGGTGGGGGACGCACCGGGCTTCGTCACCAACCGCGTCCTGATGCTGACGCTCAACGAGGCCGCGACGGTGCTGGGCGAAGGCACGGCCGACGCGGAGACGGTGGACCGCGTCTTCCAGGACTGCTTCGGCCATCCGATGGGCCCGCTGCACACGGCCGACCTCATCGGTCTCGACACGGTCCTCGACTCGCTGCTGGTGCTGCTCGACCACACCGGTGACGAACGCTTCCGGCCCTGCCCGCTGCTCGCCCGGCTCGTCGCCGAGGGCAGTACCGGCCGCAAGGCGGGCGGCGGCTTCTACCCGTATCCGAAGCTCCAGCGCGTTTCACAGGGAGAGACCCGCCATGGCTGA